From Nocardia sp. XZ_19_385, the proteins below share one genomic window:
- a CDS encoding S9 family peptidase codes for MPLEDMMETPTIAWQPAEYIDPTAFDERPVTLGDGEFAVPGTVTVPRGAGPHPAVVLLAGGGPFDRDATVGPNKVLKDLAWGLASRGIAVLRFDKVTHTQAESFWGADCTPADEYVPHAISAIEALRRLPSVDTERIFVLGHSMGGKMAPRVAAADPAVAGLVILAGDTHPLQWSIVRVLRHLADNDPESLEGLPSIDDAIEQAKLVDSPELSLSTPRSDLPFGAPGSYWLDLRSYDPVATAAALDKPMFIAQGGRDYQVTVADDLSGWQAGLADRAEVTIRIYDADDHMFFPGSGPSLGADYLRPQHLDPAVIADVADWLTTVRNH; via the coding sequence ATGCCGTTGGAGGACATGATGGAAACGCCCACGATCGCATGGCAGCCCGCCGAGTACATCGACCCCACCGCTTTCGACGAGCGGCCGGTGACACTCGGAGACGGTGAGTTCGCGGTCCCGGGGACGGTGACTGTGCCGCGCGGCGCGGGCCCGCATCCGGCGGTGGTGCTGCTGGCCGGCGGCGGGCCGTTCGATCGCGATGCGACGGTCGGCCCGAACAAGGTCTTGAAGGACCTCGCATGGGGACTGGCCAGCCGCGGGATCGCGGTGCTGCGCTTCGACAAGGTCACCCACACCCAGGCCGAGTCGTTCTGGGGCGCCGACTGCACCCCAGCGGATGAGTATGTGCCGCACGCGATCTCGGCGATCGAGGCACTGCGTCGGCTGCCGAGCGTGGACACGGAGCGCATCTTCGTGCTCGGGCACAGCATGGGCGGGAAGATGGCGCCCCGGGTCGCGGCGGCCGACCCGGCGGTGGCCGGGCTGGTGATCCTGGCCGGCGACACCCACCCGCTGCAATGGTCCATCGTGCGGGTGCTCCGGCATCTAGCCGACAACGATCCGGAGTCTCTCGAGGGATTGCCGTCCATCGATGACGCCATCGAACAGGCGAAACTGGTGGACAGTCCGGAACTTTCGCTCTCGACGCCGCGGAGCGATCTGCCGTTCGGTGCGCCCGGGTCCTATTGGCTGGACCTGCGCTCCTACGATCCGGTGGCGACCGCGGCGGCGTTGGATAAGCCGATGTTCATCGCTCAGGGCGGGCGCGACTACCAGGTGACGGTGGCCGATGACCTGTCCGGCTGGCAGGCGGGTCTGGCGGATCGCGCGGAGGTGACCATTCGGATCTACGATGCCGACGACCACATGTTCTTCCCGGGTTCCGGACCGTCGCTTGGGGCGGACTACCTGCGCCCTCAGCACCTGGACCCGGCGGTGATCGCGGATGTCGCCGACTGGCTGACAACGGTGCGGAACCATTGA
- a CDS encoding helix-turn-helix domain-containing protein, translated as MDTVELLAHPVRLRIVHAMSGGQSMTTAQLCVRLPDVSKATVYRHVEILSTGGILEVAEEQRIRGAVERTYRLRRERAIIDAERAAAATPAEHRRIFAAAMATLLAEFNAYLDTEKADPTADLVGYRQHAVWLSPDEVAALIEDLRAAIVPRLTNEPTMERAPYLLSPILFPTVRP; from the coding sequence ATGGACACAGTGGAATTGCTCGCACATCCGGTACGGCTGCGAATCGTGCACGCCATGTCGGGCGGGCAGTCCATGACGACCGCACAACTCTGCGTCCGCCTCCCTGACGTTTCCAAGGCCACCGTCTACCGCCACGTCGAAATCCTCAGCACCGGCGGAATTTTGGAGGTCGCCGAGGAACAGCGCATCCGCGGCGCGGTGGAACGCACCTACCGGCTCCGCCGCGAACGCGCGATCATCGATGCCGAGCGCGCGGCCGCCGCCACCCCGGCGGAACACCGCCGCATCTTCGCCGCCGCCATGGCCACGCTGCTGGCCGAGTTCAACGCCTACCTCGACACCGAAAAAGCCGATCCCACAGCCGATCTCGTCGGATACCGGCAACATGCCGTGTGGCTGAGTCCGGACGAGGTGGCCGCCCTGATCGAAGACCTTCGCGCCGCTATCGTGCCCCGCCTGACCAACGAGCCCACCATGGAACGCGCGCCATACCTGTTGAGCCCCATCCTCTTTCCGACGGTCCGCCCCTGA
- the dtd gene encoding D-aminoacyl-tRNA deacylase gives MRVLVQRVTSARVTVDGETVGEISPNPQGLVALVGVTHADTEATAKTLADKLWRLRILDDERSAADVDAPILVVSQFTLYANTAKGRRPSWNAAAPGAVAEPLVDTFTQALRDLGATTATGKFGAHMHIELSNDGPVTLLLEA, from the coding sequence ATGCGAGTACTGGTGCAGCGGGTCACCTCGGCGCGAGTGACAGTGGACGGCGAAACCGTGGGCGAGATCAGCCCGAATCCGCAAGGCCTGGTCGCCCTCGTCGGCGTCACCCACGCCGATACCGAGGCCACCGCGAAAACGCTGGCGGACAAGCTCTGGCGGCTGCGCATCCTCGACGACGAGCGCTCCGCCGCCGATGTCGACGCGCCGATCCTGGTGGTGAGCCAGTTCACCCTCTACGCCAATACCGCCAAGGGCAGGCGCCCGTCCTGGAACGCCGCCGCCCCCGGCGCGGTCGCCGAACCGCTCGTCGACACCTTCACCCAGGCCTTACGCGATCTCGGCGCGACCACCGCCACCGGCAAGTTCGGCGCCCACATGCACATCGAGCTGAGCAACGACGGCCCGGTCACACTGCTCCTGGAAGCCTGA
- a CDS encoding LLM class flavin-dependent oxidoreductase — translation MELRFGIQLAPVAEELQRIREMARFADREGLDLLGMQDHPYSGPLADTFAVIATVLAETSGLRVFPDVASLPMRGATMLGKQAATLDLLSNGRFELALGAGAYWPAIAAMGGPRRSNPEALQALEEATAVIRAMWKPGAKAEVPGDYYAVHGVQSGPAPAHSVGIWFGSVGPKANALTGRIADGWAAPIPHYLPYEKWEGAQHLISAAAVDAGRDPGAVARMAQLVGHISEAPGPVTLRGEEPIRTDAAGWARILADLAVETGFDTFVYWPETADDTQLRRWIGDVVPYTRALCA, via the coding sequence ATGGAGCTTCGTTTCGGGATTCAGTTGGCGCCGGTGGCGGAGGAACTGCAGCGGATTCGGGAGATGGCTCGATTCGCTGATCGCGAAGGGCTGGATCTGCTCGGGATGCAGGACCATCCCTATTCCGGGCCGTTGGCCGATACCTTCGCGGTGATCGCGACAGTGCTCGCCGAGACCTCCGGGCTACGAGTGTTCCCGGATGTGGCGAGCTTGCCGATGCGCGGGGCGACGATGCTCGGAAAGCAAGCTGCCACTTTGGATTTGCTCAGCAACGGACGATTCGAGCTGGCGCTGGGCGCGGGCGCGTACTGGCCCGCGATCGCGGCGATGGGTGGGCCTCGACGATCGAATCCCGAAGCGCTGCAGGCGCTCGAGGAGGCCACCGCCGTGATTCGGGCGATGTGGAAACCCGGTGCCAAGGCTGAGGTTCCTGGCGACTACTACGCTGTGCACGGTGTGCAGTCTGGGCCGGCTCCCGCACATTCGGTCGGGATCTGGTTCGGCAGTGTCGGGCCGAAGGCCAACGCTTTGACCGGCCGCATCGCCGACGGCTGGGCCGCGCCGATCCCGCACTACCTGCCCTACGAGAAATGGGAAGGGGCGCAACACCTTATCTCCGCGGCAGCCGTTGACGCGGGGCGGGATCCGGGCGCCGTTGCCCGAATGGCGCAGCTGGTGGGGCACATCTCCGAAGCCCCGGGTCCGGTGACGCTGCGCGGCGAGGAACCGATTCGCACCGACGCCGCGGGCTGGGCCCGCATTCTGGCCGATCTCGCCGTCGAGACCGGCTTCGACACATTCGTGTACTGGCCGGAAACAGCCGACGATACCCAGCTGCGACGCTGGATCGGTGACGTCGTTCCTTACACCCGCGCCCTCTGCGCCTGA
- a CDS encoding YbaB/EbfC family nucleoid-associated protein, whose amino-acid sequence MTNEYAKADLANVLEEVQEQFRAIAEIQQARAQLTASATVRKLATVTVNANGTVIDTRFGPHAEDASLNDIAKAVTEAAQQAVTEVNKLGLELMAPVQERQARLPKLTDLLEGFAEIKPPAPVAPPVTMVPPGADADDETGSAAMEFSNVEAYAPDRGPGLTDTSW is encoded by the coding sequence ATGACCAACGAGTACGCCAAGGCCGACCTCGCGAACGTGCTGGAGGAAGTCCAGGAGCAGTTCCGGGCGATCGCCGAAATCCAGCAGGCGCGTGCGCAATTGACCGCGAGCGCGACCGTGCGGAAGCTCGCGACGGTCACCGTGAACGCGAACGGCACGGTGATCGACACCAGGTTCGGGCCGCACGCCGAGGACGCCTCCCTCAACGACATCGCCAAGGCGGTCACCGAGGCCGCGCAGCAGGCCGTCACCGAGGTGAACAAGCTCGGGCTGGAGCTGATGGCGCCGGTGCAGGAGCGGCAGGCCCGGCTGCCCAAGCTGACCGATTTGCTCGAGGGGTTCGCCGAGATCAAGCCACCGGCGCCGGTCGCGCCGCCGGTCACCATGGTGCCGCCGGGTGCCGACGCGGACGACGAGACCGGCAGCGCGGCGATGGAATTCAGCAACGTCGAGGCCTACGCGCCGGACCGCGGTCCCGGATTAACCGATACCAGCTGGTGA
- a CDS encoding class I SAM-dependent methyltransferase, whose product MAGFDDLPTDDQALRALRASSFGAHAAAYAEHRPDYPLAGIRWALGDVERQTVLDLGAGTGKLTEGLLAAGASVIAVEPDAEMRAEFIQRFPRVVAYPGAAESIPLRDGSVDAVVAGQAFHWFDPEAAFPEIARVLRPGGVFAAFWNDDDRSVGWVAGLHRVARSAATLPGIRNLETIPSHPQFTDFERADFPHTYRRTAESLTATIGTHSHTLVVTPEQRAHVLGAIADYLHSTPETAAGEFDFPIVTTIIRATVRP is encoded by the coding sequence ATGGCCGGTTTCGATGATCTCCCGACCGACGACCAGGCACTCCGGGCGTTGCGTGCCAGCTCTTTCGGGGCACATGCGGCTGCCTACGCCGAGCACCGTCCGGACTATCCGCTAGCCGGAATCCGTTGGGCGCTCGGCGATGTCGAACGCCAGACGGTGCTGGATCTCGGGGCGGGCACCGGCAAACTGACCGAGGGCCTGCTGGCGGCGGGCGCATCGGTGATCGCCGTCGAACCCGACGCGGAGATGCGTGCCGAGTTCATCCAGAGGTTTCCCCGAGTTGTCGCCTATCCTGGTGCGGCGGAATCAATTCCACTCCGCGACGGCTCGGTGGACGCGGTCGTCGCCGGGCAGGCGTTCCACTGGTTCGATCCGGAGGCCGCATTCCCCGAGATCGCCCGGGTGCTGCGCCCGGGCGGGGTATTCGCCGCCTTCTGGAACGATGACGACCGCAGCGTCGGCTGGGTCGCGGGCCTGCACCGCGTCGCACGTTCGGCTGCCACTCTCCCGGGAATCCGGAACCTCGAAACGATCCCCAGCCATCCACAGTTCACCGATTTCGAGCGAGCCGATTTCCCGCATACCTATCGCCGCACCGCCGAATCCCTCACCGCCACCATCGGCACCCACTCGCATACCTTGGTCGTCACCCCGGAGCAGCGCGCCCACGTCCTCGGCGCCATCGCCGACTACCTGCACAGCACCCCCGAAACCGCCGCCGGCGAATTCGACTTCCCCATCGTCACCACGATCATTCGCGCCACCGTCCGCCCTTGA